One window of the Enterobacter huaxiensis genome contains the following:
- the ghxP gene encoding guanine/hypoxanthine transporter GhxP, which translates to MSTPSARTGGSLDAMFKISARGSTVRQEVVAGLTTFLAMVYSVIVVPGMLGKAGFPPAAVFVATCLVAGVGSIVMGLWANLPLAIGCAISLTAFTAFSLVLGQHISVPVALGAVFLMGVLFTIISATGIRSWILRNLPQGVAHGTGIGIGLFLLLIAANGVGLVVKNPLDGLPVALGHFASFPVIMSLIGLAVIIGLEKLKVPGGILLTIIGVSIVGLIFDPTVHFSGIFAMPSLSDDQGNSLIGSLDIVGALNPVILPSVLALVMTAVFDATGTIRAVAGQANLLDKDGQIIDGGKALTTDSLSSVFSGLVGAAPAAVYIESAAGTAAGGKTGLTAITVGVLFLLILFLSPLSYLVPAYATAPALMYVGLLMLSNVAKIDFADFVDAMSGLITAVFIVLTCNIVTGIMIGFASLVIGRLVSGEWRKLNIGTVVIAIALVAFYAGGWAI; encoded by the coding sequence ATGTCTACGCCATCTGCGCGTACCGGCGGTTCACTTGACGCCATGTTTAAAATTTCTGCACGCGGCAGCACCGTGCGTCAGGAAGTCGTTGCCGGTCTGACAACGTTTCTGGCGATGGTTTACTCCGTCATCGTGGTGCCGGGGATGCTGGGCAAAGCGGGCTTCCCGCCTGCTGCCGTCTTTGTCGCGACCTGCCTGGTTGCCGGTGTGGGCTCCATCGTAATGGGCCTGTGGGCCAATCTGCCGCTGGCCATTGGCTGCGCCATCTCTCTGACTGCGTTTACCGCATTCAGCCTGGTACTGGGCCAGCACATCAGCGTGCCGGTTGCGCTGGGCGCCGTGTTCCTGATGGGCGTACTGTTCACTATTATTTCTGCTACCGGCATCCGTAGCTGGATTTTGCGCAACCTGCCGCAGGGCGTGGCGCACGGTACGGGCATCGGTATCGGTCTGTTCCTGCTGCTGATTGCCGCGAACGGCGTTGGCCTGGTGGTTAAAAACCCACTCGACGGCCTGCCGGTGGCGCTGGGTCATTTCGCCAGCTTCCCGGTGATCATGTCCCTGATTGGCCTGGCGGTGATTATCGGCCTGGAAAAACTGAAGGTGCCGGGCGGCATTTTGCTGACCATTATCGGTGTCTCCATTGTTGGCCTGATCTTCGATCCGACCGTGCACTTCTCCGGTATCTTTGCCATGCCGTCCTTGAGCGATGACCAGGGCAATTCGCTGATTGGCAGCCTGGACATTGTGGGCGCGCTGAATCCGGTGATCCTGCCGAGCGTGCTGGCGCTGGTGATGACCGCCGTGTTTGACGCTACCGGTACTATCCGCGCGGTAGCCGGCCAGGCGAACCTGCTGGATAAAGACGGCCAGATTATCGACGGCGGCAAAGCGCTGACCACCGACTCCCTGAGCAGCGTCTTCTCTGGCCTGGTGGGGGCGGCTCCGGCAGCTGTGTACATTGAGTCCGCAGCGGGCACGGCGGCAGGCGGAAAAACCGGCCTGACGGCGATCACCGTCGGCGTGCTGTTCCTGCTGATCCTGTTCCTCTCTCCGCTTTCTTACCTGGTACCGGCTTACGCGACCGCGCCAGCGCTGATGTACGTCGGCCTGCTGATGCTGAGCAACGTGGCGAAAATCGACTTTGCTGACTTCGTGGACGCCATGTCTGGCCTGATCACGGCGGTATTTATCGTGCTGACCTGTAACATCGTTACCGGCATCATGATTGGTTTCGCATCGCTGGTGATTGGTCGCCTGGTTTCCGGTGAATGGCGCAAGCTGAACATCGGCACCGTCGTTATCGCTATCGCGCTGGTGGCGTTCTACGCCGGCGGTTGGGCAATCTAA
- a CDS encoding glutathione S-transferase family protein, giving the protein MLTVHHLNQSRSHRVIWALEELSLPYEIVRYQREKTMLAPESLKRVHPLGKSPVIEDNGLILAESGAILEYLQETYDAESRLKPLDPAHKVQYRFWLHYAEGSLMPLLLMKLVFNSLGKPPVPFGMRTLGKALGQGVQKAYLNRQLETHARFIESHLAENSWFAGDALSMADIQMSFPVFALLARGGIENLPHTQAWKKKVEDRPGWQRTLEQGGPLSIPGEG; this is encoded by the coding sequence ATGCTAACGGTCCACCATCTAAACCAGTCGCGTTCACATCGTGTGATTTGGGCACTGGAAGAGCTTTCCCTTCCCTACGAGATCGTTCGCTACCAGCGCGAAAAAACCATGCTGGCTCCTGAGTCCCTTAAACGGGTCCATCCTTTGGGTAAATCACCGGTCATTGAAGACAACGGGCTGATCCTCGCAGAGTCCGGCGCCATTCTCGAGTACCTTCAGGAAACCTATGACGCCGAATCCCGTCTTAAGCCGTTAGATCCCGCGCATAAAGTTCAGTACCGCTTCTGGCTGCATTACGCCGAAGGTTCGCTGATGCCGCTGCTGCTCATGAAGCTGGTCTTCAACAGCCTGGGTAAGCCGCCCGTGCCGTTTGGCATGAGGACGCTGGGGAAAGCGCTGGGGCAGGGGGTGCAAAAAGCGTATCTCAACCGCCAGCTGGAAACGCATGCGCGCTTTATTGAATCGCATCTTGCTGAAAACAGCTGGTTTGCGGGCGATGCGCTCAGCATGGCCGATATCCAGATGAGTTTCCCTGTCTTTGCTCTGCTGGCGCGCGGCGGGATTGAAAACCTGCCGCATACTCAGGCGTGGAAGAAAAAGGTCGAGGATCGTCCCGGGTGGCAGAGAACCCTGGAGCAGGGCGGTCCGCTCAGTATCCCAGGCGAAGGATGA
- the soxR gene encoding redox-sensitive transcriptional activator SoxR codes for MEKRLPRIKALLTPGEVAKRSGVAVSALHFYESKGLIKSIRNGGNQRRYTRDVLRYVAIIKIAQRIGIPLATIGDAFGVLPEGHTLSAKEWKHLSSQWREELDRRIHTLVALRDELDGCIGCGCLSRSDCPLRNPGDTLGAQGTGARLLEED; via the coding sequence ATGGAAAAGAGATTGCCGCGAATAAAAGCGCTTTTAACCCCCGGTGAAGTGGCAAAGCGCAGCGGCGTTGCGGTGTCGGCGCTCCACTTCTATGAAAGCAAAGGGTTAATTAAAAGTATCCGTAACGGCGGAAACCAGCGGCGCTATACCCGCGACGTGCTTCGTTACGTCGCGATCATTAAAATTGCGCAACGCATTGGGATCCCCCTGGCCACCATCGGCGATGCCTTCGGCGTATTACCTGAGGGTCATACGCTGAGCGCGAAGGAGTGGAAGCACCTTTCGTCCCAGTGGCGGGAGGAGCTGGACCGGCGTATCCATACCCTTGTTGCACTGCGCGATGAGCTGGACGGCTGCATTGGGTGCGGGTGTTTGTCGCGCAGCGATTGTCCGTTGCGAAACCCCGGCGACACGCTGGGTGCGCAGGGGACGGGGGCGCGACTGCTGGAGGAGGATTGA
- the soxS gene encoding superoxide response transcriptional regulator SoxS, translating into MSHQQIIQTLIEWIDEHIDQPLNIDVVAKKSGYSKWYLQRMFRTVMHQTLGEYIRQRRLLLAAQALRATQRPIFDIAMDLGYVSQQTFSRVFRREFDRTPSDYRHQLN; encoded by the coding sequence ATGTCGCATCAGCAAATTATTCAGACACTTATTGAATGGATTGATGAACATATCGACCAACCGTTGAACATTGATGTGGTCGCTAAAAAGTCGGGCTATTCGAAATGGTATTTACAGAGGATGTTCCGCACCGTCATGCATCAGACGCTGGGTGAGTACATCCGCCAGCGCAGGTTACTGCTGGCGGCGCAGGCGCTACGCGCTACGCAGCGGCCAATTTTCGATATCGCGATGGATCTAGGCTATGTGTCGCAACAAACTTTCTCCCGCGTATTTCGCCGCGAGTTCGATCGCACGCCAAGCGATTACCGCCACCAGCTGAATTAA
- a CDS encoding EAL domain-containing protein, whose protein sequence is MNRSARRKMLRVIGIIMVVMLPVMLALWFAQLRAETETSAQLSTFAELALDKTELVIQQVDLARDEAEKYQGQLCTPEHRQYMLNVVRGRLFVADLIYAEGQNFLCSTVFTPEHPYVIPAANYNRKPDVAIYYYRDTPFFAGYKMTYMQRGNYVVVVNPLSYSEVMSADHSLSWGVYDTVTNAFFSVSQKANISLLNSQIQHKESAFQKDDRFYTIVKSDKRPIAAIVSTSTQRFYESLYHQATLTLPLGMICSVIILLVWSRTHRELNSPGRLLHRALNTRQLRVHYQPIIDIKNNQCVGAEALLRWPGFNGQVMSPAEFIPLAEKEGMIERITDYVVEEVFSDLGHFLAAHPQLYISINLSASDFHSSRLIAMISDKARFYAVRAQQIKIEVTERGFIDVPKTTPVIQAFRQAGYEVAIDDFGTGYSNLHNLYSLNVDILKIDKSFVDTLTTNSTSHLIAEHIIEMAQSLRLKTIAEGVETAEQVSWLLKRGVQYCQGWHFAKAMPPQEFMTWQQQPLH, encoded by the coding sequence ATGAATCGTAGCGCGCGGCGCAAAATGCTCAGAGTGATAGGGATCATCATGGTAGTTATGCTGCCTGTGATGCTTGCGCTATGGTTTGCCCAGCTAAGAGCCGAGACGGAAACAAGCGCCCAGCTAAGTACATTTGCCGAACTGGCTTTAGACAAAACTGAACTGGTTATTCAACAGGTTGATTTAGCACGGGATGAGGCTGAAAAATATCAGGGTCAGCTGTGTACACCAGAACATCGTCAATATATGTTGAACGTGGTTCGTGGCCGCCTGTTCGTTGCTGATTTAATTTATGCAGAGGGTCAGAATTTTCTCTGCTCGACCGTTTTTACCCCCGAGCATCCTTACGTTATTCCTGCCGCCAATTACAACCGTAAACCCGACGTTGCAATCTATTATTATCGCGATACGCCATTTTTTGCTGGTTATAAAATGACATATATGCAGCGCGGTAATTATGTCGTGGTGGTCAATCCGCTTTCTTACAGCGAAGTGATGTCTGCCGATCATTCCCTGTCATGGGGGGTGTATGACACGGTAACCAATGCTTTCTTTTCCGTCAGCCAGAAAGCCAATATTTCATTATTAAATTCGCAGATTCAACATAAGGAATCGGCCTTTCAAAAGGATGACCGTTTTTACACGATAGTAAAATCGGATAAACGTCCTATTGCCGCCATTGTTTCTACATCGACTCAGCGTTTTTATGAATCGCTCTATCACCAGGCCACGCTAACGTTACCGCTGGGGATGATTTGCAGCGTCATTATTTTGCTGGTGTGGTCACGTACGCATCGTGAGCTCAACTCGCCCGGGCGTCTGCTGCATCGGGCGCTGAACACGCGCCAGCTTCGGGTTCATTATCAGCCTATTATTGATATCAAAAATAACCAGTGCGTGGGGGCGGAAGCTCTATTACGCTGGCCCGGTTTTAACGGGCAGGTAATGAGCCCTGCGGAATTTATACCGCTGGCTGAAAAAGAGGGGATGATCGAGCGCATTACGGATTATGTTGTCGAAGAGGTATTCAGCGATCTGGGCCATTTCCTGGCTGCCCATCCGCAGCTCTATATTTCGATAAACCTGTCGGCGTCAGATTTCCACTCGTCGCGCCTGATCGCCATGATTTCCGACAAGGCCCGCTTTTACGCCGTGCGCGCGCAGCAGATCAAAATCGAAGTGACCGAACGCGGGTTTATCGACGTTCCTAAAACCACGCCGGTGATTCAGGCATTCCGCCAGGCGGGTTATGAGGTGGCGATCGATGATTTCGGAACCGGTTACTCGAACCTGCATAACCTCTATTCCCTGAACGTCGATATCCTCAAAATCGATAAATCGTTTGTTGATACCTTAACCACCAACAGCACCAGCCATCTGATTGCCGAACACATTATCGAGATGGCGCAAAGCCTGCGCCTGAAAACCATCGCCGAGGGCGTGGAGACGGCAGAGCAGGTGAGCTGGCTGTTAAAGCGTGGCGTGCAGTATTGTCAGGGATGGCACTTCGCGAAAGCAATGCCGCCGCAGGAGTTTATGACCTGGCAGCAGCAGCCCTTGCACTAA